Proteins co-encoded in one Pogona vitticeps strain Pit_001003342236 chromosome 9, PviZW2.1, whole genome shotgun sequence genomic window:
- the FAM187B gene encoding protein FAM187B — MSCGAPCVAFFLGWIFVVTEANLYEGHSLGSSCLPGYPCTLAFISDNPVILRCPYTHPRAQVSWQYLDPRWTNEQPITFLRSESSSWPSLSHAKLMRFWFRSRLIAGHLYIPSPSIKDSGVYTCQVGDATIAYYNVDFQDAGHLHVSHASLGGTVSDNVTVELENGTRAELFTSWSPWQACDRCSRLGERKRVGFCYAQVTKSDQEVEKPLPCGIARRKYPMLPQRGPELRMETCQVPCDTPEKPNTASLLVFTTLHPQPMSVAHLRCPSSSIYSPVYWQEGLTKLTHFELLQKNSSQSLDKATGGGILHLTFQNGSQSTVYWCYVNGHLVGRFFVTSPAAVPAPKELARSYSSIEALVVGLSIFLVFMMFLSIIQSCRRKPETTIV; from the exons TGGATATTTGTTGTCACTGAAGCTAACTTGTATGAGGGCCATTCACTGGGATCATCATGTCTTCCAGGCTACCCTTGCACCCTTGCCTTTATCTCCGACAACCCTGTGATCCTGCGTTGTCCTTACACACATCCTAGAGCTCAAGTATCCTGGCAGTACCTCGATCCAAGGTGGACAAATGAGCAACCGATCACCTTTCTGCGCTCAGAGAGTTCCTCTTGGCCTTCGCTTAGCCATGCCAAGTTGATGCGGTTCTGGTTCAGATCCCGACTAATTGCTGGCCATCTGTACATCCCAAGCCCCAGCATCAAGGACTCTGGAGTATATACCTGCCAGGTGGGCGATGCCACCATTGCTTATTACAATGTGGATTTCCAAGATGCTGGGCACCTCCACGTCTCACATGCTAGCCTTGGAGGGACCGTTTCGGACAATGTTACAGTCGAGCTAGAAAATGGAACACGAGCTGAGCTGTTCACCTCCTGGAGTCCTTGGCAAGCTTGCGATCGGTGTAGCCGTTTGGGAGAAAGGAAGCGAGTGGGTTTTTGTTATGCCCAAGTGACCAAGAGTGACCAGGAGGTAGAGAAACCTCTGCCCTGTGGGATAGCCAGGAGAAAGTATCCCATGTTACCACAACGTGGACCAGAGCTAAGAATGGAAACCTGTCAGGTGCCTTGTGACACTCCAGAAAAACCCAACACTGCGTCGCTTCTGGTCTTTACCACCTTACATCCCCAGCCCATGTCCGTTGCTCACCTGCGTTGCCCATCCTCTTCCATCTACAG CCCCGTCTACTGGCAAGAAGGCCTAACAAAGCTGACCCACTTTGAACTTCTCCAGAAGAACAGCTCCCAGAGCCTGGATAAAGCCACTGGTGGTGGGATTCTCCACCTCACCTTCCAGAACGGCTCGCAGAGCACTGTCTACTGGTGCTATGTCAATGGGCACCTGGTGGGCAGGTTTTTTGTCACTTCCCCTGCTGCTGTGCCAGCTCCCAAGGAGCTGGCCCGCTCTTATTCCTCCATTGAAGCACTAGTCGTGGGATTATCCATCTTCCTTGTCTTCATGATGTTCCTTAGCATCATCCAGTCCTGCCGGAGAAAGCCTGAAACCACCATTGTCTAG